In Micromonospora purpureochromogenes, a single window of DNA contains:
- a CDS encoding glutathione S-transferase family protein, whose product MARAQFSAETAGGGAFVRQPNRFTGRVTPHSTSPPGGGPDEQDRWPLEPDRYRLIWCRACPWAHRARIVRSLLGLDEVVSLGTVDPIRDERGWRFSLDPDGFDPALGIGFLSDAYLATDPDYTGRVTVPALIDTLTGRVVTNDYPQLTLDFSTEWRRFHAPGAPDLYPVELRPEMDALMAEIHRDVNNGVYRCGFATSQEAYDEAYTALFARLDALSERLAGRRYLMGEQITEADVRLFTTLVRFDVAYHGHFKCNRQKLTEMPVLWAYARDLFQTPGFGETVDFDHIKRHYYATHEMINPTRIVPLGPDLRGWTTPHGRG is encoded by the coding sequence ATGGCCCGGGCCCAGTTCAGCGCAGAGACCGCCGGCGGCGGCGCGTTCGTCCGCCAGCCCAACCGGTTCACCGGTCGGGTCACCCCGCACTCCACCTCGCCGCCCGGTGGCGGGCCGGACGAGCAGGACCGCTGGCCGCTGGAGCCGGACCGCTACCGGCTGATCTGGTGCCGCGCCTGCCCGTGGGCGCACCGGGCGCGGATCGTGCGCAGTCTGCTCGGCCTGGATGAGGTCGTCTCGCTGGGCACGGTCGACCCGATCCGGGACGAGCGGGGCTGGCGGTTCAGCCTCGACCCGGACGGCTTCGACCCGGCGCTCGGCATCGGCTTCCTCTCCGACGCGTACCTGGCCACCGACCCGGACTACACCGGGCGGGTGACCGTCCCGGCGCTGATCGACACGCTCACCGGGCGGGTGGTCACCAACGACTACCCCCAGCTCACGCTGGACTTCTCCACCGAGTGGCGGCGGTTTCACGCCCCGGGCGCGCCGGACCTCTACCCGGTCGAGCTGCGCCCCGAGATGGACGCGCTGATGGCCGAGATCCACCGGGACGTCAACAACGGCGTCTACCGGTGCGGCTTCGCCACCTCCCAGGAGGCGTACGACGAGGCGTACACCGCGCTCTTCGCCCGGCTGGACGCGCTGTCGGAGCGGTTGGCCGGGCGCCGCTACCTGATGGGCGAGCAGATCACCGAGGCGGACGTACGGCTGTTCACCACGCTGGTCCGCTTCGACGTGGCGTACCACGGGCACTTCAAGTGCAACCGGCAGAAGCTGACCGAGATGCCGGTGCTCTGGGCGTACGCGCGGGACCTGTTCCAGACGCCGGGCTTCGGGGAGACGGTCGACTTCGACCACATCAAGCGGCACTACTACGCCACCCACGAGATGATCAACCCGACCCGCATCGTGCCGCTCGGCCCGGACCTGCGCGGCTGGACCACGCCGCACGGGCGTGGCTGA